From Pseudodesulfovibrio sp. S3, the proteins below share one genomic window:
- a CDS encoding glycosyltransferase, translating into MRILHISKYAPPVRGGVETFVRDLAAEQVRQGHDVSILCHQAESDAPMQTDLDQGVTTTRLPILFTAAFAPFSPVLPLHLQKIIRRTRPEIIHLHLPNPMVLFGALLPADIPLVIHWHADVQDSTNRSLRALYPLYRYFEQRCLAKACRVMATSPPYLESSLSLARWQRKCTVVPLGLDLSRYTLVPDCPKPERPLVLGVGRFTFYKGFQHLVRAASRVSAADFVIVGEGPERSGIQREVDRLGLTDRVRLPGAVPDETLHRLLQQATLFCLPSVDRGEAFGVSLLEAMRYGLPLISTAIPGSGTGWVNEDGVTGRVVPPTDPESLARAIQEITCSPGMGARFGQAARTRLEAEFTIDRTAQTVSKIYETAVLNLRP; encoded by the coding sequence ATGCGCATCCTGCACATCAGCAAATACGCCCCCCCGGTCAGGGGCGGGGTCGAAACCTTTGTCAGGGACCTGGCTGCGGAACAGGTCCGGCAGGGCCATGACGTCAGCATCCTCTGTCATCAGGCCGAATCAGACGCCCCCATGCAAACCGATCTGGATCAAGGCGTCACCACCACCCGGCTCCCGATCCTGTTCACTGCGGCCTTTGCTCCCTTTTCACCTGTCCTTCCCCTGCACCTGCAAAAAATCATCAGGCGCACACGCCCCGAGATCATCCACCTCCACCTGCCCAATCCGATGGTCCTGTTCGGCGCGCTGCTCCCCGCGGACATCCCGCTGGTCATCCACTGGCATGCCGATGTCCAGGACAGCACCAACCGGAGCCTTCGCGCCCTCTATCCACTCTACCGTTATTTTGAGCAACGCTGTCTGGCCAAGGCCTGCCGGGTGATGGCCACGTCTCCTCCCTACCTGGAATCGAGTCTTTCCCTGGCCCGCTGGCAACGCAAATGCACTGTTGTCCCGCTAGGCCTCGATCTGAGCCGGTACACCCTGGTCCCGGACTGCCCTAAACCGGAGCGACCGTTAGTCCTCGGCGTAGGAAGATTCACCTTTTACAAAGGGTTCCAGCATCTTGTCCGTGCAGCATCCCGGGTTTCGGCGGCTGATTTTGTCATTGTCGGCGAAGGCCCCGAACGTTCGGGCATTCAGCGCGAAGTCGACCGACTCGGCCTGACCGACCGTGTACGCCTGCCCGGCGCAGTCCCGGATGAAACCCTGCACCGCCTCCTGCAACAGGCGACCCTGTTCTGCCTGCCGTCCGTGGACCGGGGCGAGGCCTTTGGCGTGAGCCTGCTGGAAGCCATGCGCTACGGCCTACCCCTGATCTCCACCGCCATTCCCGGTTCCGGGACCGGCTGGGTCAATGAAGACGGCGTGACAGGCAGGGTCGTGCCCCCGACAGACCCGGAATCACTGGCCCGAGCCATCCAGGAAATCACCTGCAGCCCGGGCATGGGGGCCCGATTCGGACAGGCGGCCCGCACCCGATTGGAAGCGGAGTTCACCATCGACCGAACAGCTCAAACCGTCAGCAAAATCTACGAAACAGCAGTTCTCAACCTTCGGCCCTGA
- a CDS encoding glycosyltransferase family 1 protein: protein MKNILINALPMTVVGTGIGRYLRGLAGAVEAGYGGAVRLSYFVGDRVVDEPPAVRGAGWRERLGQLLWRMPHPVGYGARLVRHAWTEKCFRHICSGYDVYHEAGYFPFKPSEKVRTVLTVHDLSLLRFPEWHPRERVCYAQRFFLERLDLVDGFCAVSEFTKREMVEHLSIDPARIIVTPLGFDNTLFNEADDPEAQKVLVGAGMPEKFILFVGSGDPRKKLDLALAALEKSRNPLPLVTVGWSGWSRMDAPGVFNMGYVTDRVLAQLYRKAELLVMPSQYEGFGLPVLEAMACGCPVLTSDAEALLEIGGDAVESVRDVRDADLFARRLDALCDSIAQRTLMRERGRNRAREFSWERTARTTVGAW, encoded by the coding sequence ATGAAGAATATTCTGATCAATGCATTGCCGATGACGGTCGTGGGCACCGGCATAGGCCGCTATCTGCGGGGGCTGGCCGGTGCTGTCGAGGCCGGATACGGCGGAGCCGTAAGGCTTTCCTATTTTGTCGGGGACCGTGTCGTGGATGAGCCTCCTGCCGTGCGGGGCGCGGGATGGCGGGAGCGTCTCGGGCAATTGTTGTGGCGGATGCCCCATCCGGTGGGGTACGGGGCCAGGCTGGTTCGTCACGCCTGGACAGAAAAATGTTTCAGGCACATTTGTTCCGGGTATGACGTGTATCATGAGGCCGGGTATTTTCCGTTCAAACCGAGCGAAAAAGTTCGGACCGTGCTGACCGTGCACGATCTTTCGCTACTGCGTTTTCCCGAATGGCACCCCAGGGAACGGGTCTGTTATGCTCAACGGTTCTTTCTGGAGCGTCTGGACTTGGTCGACGGGTTCTGCGCCGTGTCCGAATTCACCAAACGGGAGATGGTCGAGCATTTGTCCATTGATCCTGCTCGCATCATTGTCACCCCGCTCGGGTTTGACAATACCTTGTTCAACGAGGCGGACGACCCCGAGGCGCAAAAGGTCCTTGTCGGTGCCGGTATGCCGGAAAAATTCATTTTGTTCGTCGGTAGCGGTGATCCGAGAAAAAAACTTGATCTGGCTTTGGCTGCGCTGGAAAAGTCTCGGAATCCATTGCCGCTGGTGACGGTCGGTTGGAGCGGCTGGAGCAGGATGGATGCGCCAGGGGTTTTCAATATGGGGTACGTCACTGACCGGGTGCTCGCCCAGTTGTATCGAAAGGCAGAATTGCTGGTTATGCCCAGTCAATACGAGGGGTTCGGGCTTCCCGTTCTGGAGGCCATGGCCTGCGGATGCCCGGTGTTGACCTCTGATGCCGAAGCTTTGCTGGAAATCGGCGGGGATGCGGTCGAATCCGTGAGGGATGTGCGGGATGCGGACCTTTTCGCCCGCAGGCTTGACGCTCTCTGCGATTCGATTGCTCAACGGACACTCATGCGTGAGCGGGGCAGAAATCGGGCCCGTGAGTTCTCATGGGAAAGGACAGCCCGCACCACTGTCGGGGCGTGGTGA
- a CDS encoding autotransporter outer membrane beta-barrel domain-containing protein → MAVLSFVLLGLFFASAAFAETNGQEQATSDIVRTSSQALTTMIQGRVATIAAPRPGGLQQTANKKIDKNGNFAFSMNADELGLSSGEDGNSIGIWGMGSLMHFEGSSTGAKYDAEAYNLMVGLDYRATPDLLVGLAAGYGILDLDKKDWNGGADTGTLKTDHEWTVMPYLAYNFTDYTILDAAFAYTDSRYKDDDGTNVGRYDSSRYLTNLGISQYYAIDNWMLSGRLGYMYVHGDLSSYSRGGTNIANPDSYLGQLNAEAKASYFFESGIEPYAALRYFYDTSTSATPVDSDYDEFEGLMGLNWYATDQWIVNFETGASLGRQKFEAYRGQVNIRYEY, encoded by the coding sequence ATGGCCGTATTGTCTTTTGTTTTGTTGGGACTGTTTTTTGCCTCTGCGGCCTTTGCCGAAACGAACGGGCAGGAACAGGCGACCAGCGATATCGTACGGACGAGCAGTCAGGCCTTGACCACCATGATTCAGGGGCGCGTGGCTACCATTGCAGCTCCCAGACCCGGCGGCCTGCAACAGACAGCCAATAAGAAGATCGATAAAAACGGTAATTTCGCTTTTTCCATGAATGCCGATGAACTGGGTCTCTCCTCTGGAGAAGACGGCAATTCCATTGGCATATGGGGCATGGGGTCGCTCATGCATTTCGAAGGTTCCTCCACCGGAGCCAAGTACGATGCCGAAGCCTACAACCTCATGGTCGGATTGGACTACAGGGCCACGCCGGATCTCCTGGTTGGTCTTGCCGCCGGATACGGCATCCTTGATCTGGACAAGAAGGATTGGAATGGAGGTGCGGACACCGGGACGCTCAAGACCGACCACGAATGGACCGTCATGCCCTATCTTGCCTACAACTTCACTGATTACACCATCCTCGATGCGGCCTTTGCCTATACCGACAGCCGGTACAAGGACGACGACGGGACCAACGTCGGCAGATATGATTCCAGCCGGTATCTGACCAACCTGGGCATTTCACAATACTATGCAATCGACAATTGGATGCTGAGCGGTCGTCTCGGATACATGTACGTGCACGGCGACCTGTCCTCCTATTCCCGCGGCGGCACCAACATCGCCAACCCGGACAGCTATCTGGGCCAGCTCAATGCCGAAGCCAAGGCATCCTACTTCTTTGAGAGTGGAATCGAGCCCTACGCTGCCCTGAGGTATTTCTACGACACCAGCACTTCGGCCACGCCGGTCGACTCCGATTACGACGAATTCGAGGGATTGATGGGCCTGAACTGGTATGCCACCGACCAATGGATCGTCAATTTCGAGACCGGCGCCAGCCTCGGCAGGCAGAAGTTTGAAGCCTACCGCGGTCAGGTGAACATCCGCTACGAATACTAA
- a CDS encoding glycosyltransferase family 2 protein, translated as MYDYGKVAVILPALNESVTVGSVVDGALRHGCDVYVVNDNSADNTSEKALEAGAQVLTLPFTSGAWNAIQTGILYAVKLGKYEYFLTMDADGQHDPESIPALVACIESSHANVVVGSCPLRGSRARRCVWSLFTLLTRLKIRDMTSGLRLYDKSAVTAVLTREAAMYDYQDLEVLLLLRRRKMKIAELPVVMHPRRDGSSRVYRSWWAVADYMVRTCMGIVADWVSASGRRAGDWREYDSI; from the coding sequence ATGTACGACTATGGAAAAGTGGCAGTGATACTGCCTGCGCTCAATGAGTCCGTGACCGTTGGTTCGGTGGTTGACGGTGCCTTGCGTCACGGATGTGACGTCTATGTCGTTAACGACAACAGTGCTGACAATACATCGGAGAAAGCCTTGGAAGCCGGGGCGCAGGTCTTGACCCTGCCATTCACTTCCGGTGCCTGGAATGCCATACAAACCGGTATCCTCTATGCCGTGAAGCTGGGCAAGTACGAGTATTTCCTGACAATGGACGCTGACGGACAACACGATCCGGAAAGTATTCCTGCATTGGTGGCCTGTATTGAATCCTCCCATGCGAATGTCGTTGTCGGCAGTTGTCCCCTGCGCGGGAGCAGGGCCAGGCGGTGCGTCTGGAGCCTGTTTACGCTCCTGACCCGGTTGAAAATCCGGGATATGACATCCGGGTTGCGGCTGTATGACAAATCCGCCGTAACGGCTGTTTTGACCAGGGAGGCGGCCATGTATGATTATCAGGATTTGGAAGTGTTGCTTTTGCTGCGTCGCCGGAAGATGAAAATCGCTGAATTGCCCGTGGTCATGCATCCCAGAAGGGACGGGTCTTCCAGGGTGTACCGATCCTGGTGGGCGGTGGCGGATTATATGGTCAGGACCTGCATGGGAATAGTGGCGGATTGGGTCTCGGCTTCGGGCAGACGGGCTGGGGATTGGAGGGAATATGACTCCATATAA
- a CDS encoding DUF2304 domain-containing protein, with protein sequence MTPYNVTAAVISLFFVAVILLLVRRQRLGNRHTLWWLCTVAGMLAIGLFPSMADWVGTKLGVHYPPVLPIVLALCLIFVKILTMDIEWTRQESRIRILAQKMAAYEADIREIKAIRTGESSTEDEASL encoded by the coding sequence ATGACTCCATATAATGTGACCGCTGCGGTGATTTCACTTTTTTTCGTGGCTGTCATCCTGTTGCTTGTTCGGCGTCAGCGGCTGGGCAATCGCCACACCCTCTGGTGGTTGTGTACGGTTGCCGGTATGCTGGCCATCGGCCTTTTCCCGTCCATGGCCGACTGGGTCGGCACGAAGCTGGGCGTACACTATCCGCCTGTCCTGCCTATCGTCCTGGCCCTGTGTCTCATCTTCGTGAAGATTTTGACCATGGATATCGAATGGACCCGCCAGGAGTCCCGGATTCGGATACTGGCGCAGAAGATGGCGGCCTATGAGGCGGATATTCGTGAAATCAAGGCGATCCGTACCGGGGAATCCTCCACTGAAGACGAAGCTTCCCTGTGA
- a CDS encoding FecR family protein: MRYTNKLIPSLALLAIIMLSALPAWATDQVGSVRVATGECLIIRENKTLNAEQDQPIMLKDDLKTGAGAQLSVLFKDETTLTLDESSHASIDTYVFDDSNAELLFKFTQGTFRAITGEIVKANPEGFNMQTPLATIGIRGSDVYSIVQPDGEEAGALHLGPSHALEIKTAKQVLRITQSGLRSRISVTGIIFKPTAIPPTMFNSILRLGSAPKAAPKTESAAPAVTGKSAKETPTKTLMKTPTKELKQTTTTTTPTLKNTKTTTTPALKTAPTTTPTVKTAPTATPTVKTAPMTTPTAPVVAPQPTVKPVIITPTPVVEPKPVIRPRIRQ, translated from the coding sequence ATGCGATACACAAACAAGCTCATACCGTCATTGGCCCTGCTGGCGATCATCATGCTGTCGGCCCTGCCCGCATGGGCGACCGATCAGGTCGGCTCCGTGCGAGTAGCCACCGGTGAATGCCTGATCATCCGGGAAAACAAAACCCTGAACGCCGAACAGGACCAGCCCATCATGCTCAAGGATGATCTGAAAACCGGTGCCGGTGCGCAGCTGAGCGTTCTCTTCAAGGATGAAACGACTCTCACCCTCGACGAATCCAGCCATGCTTCCATTGATACTTACGTCTTCGACGACTCCAACGCAGAACTGCTCTTCAAGTTTACTCAAGGCACATTCAGGGCGATCACTGGCGAAATCGTCAAGGCGAATCCAGAAGGTTTCAACATGCAGACTCCCCTGGCCACCATCGGCATACGGGGGTCCGACGTCTATTCCATAGTCCAGCCTGACGGCGAAGAAGCGGGCGCCCTGCATCTCGGGCCGAGCCATGCCCTGGAAATCAAGACAGCCAAACAGGTCCTGCGCATCACCCAAAGCGGGCTGAGGTCGAGAATCTCCGTGACCGGGATCATCTTCAAGCCCACGGCCATTCCACCGACCATGTTCAACAGCATCCTGAGATTGGGCTCCGCTCCCAAGGCCGCACCCAAGACCGAATCGGCCGCCCCCGCCGTGACGGGCAAATCCGCCAAGGAAACGCCCACCAAGACCCTGATGAAAACGCCGACAAAGGAATTGAAACAAACCACGACCACCACAACGCCGACGCTCAAAAACACAAAAACCACCACAACACCGGCATTAAAGACTGCCCCTACGACCACGCCAACGGTTAAAACAGCACCCACGGCAACACCAACAGTCAAGACGGCGCCCATGACCACTCCCACCGCCCCCGTGGTTGCCCCCCAGCCAACGGTCAAGCCGGTCATCATCACGCCGACACCCGTTGTCGAGCCCAAGCCCGTTATCAGACCACGGATTCGCCAGTAA
- a CDS encoding ABC transporter permease, with translation MLNAFFGSLSNILALGVKEFRSLFHDKAMLFLILFMFTAAVYADAKAKPESLNRATVAVVDEDRSQLSGRIISALHPPQFMPPEYITLAEMDKGMDSGRYTFVLDIPPDFQRDVIAGRVPDLQLNVDATRLSQAQTGTNYLRNIVDGEIRAHAQRYQGSAATPVDLNIRVFFNPNVSQFWFAAINSIVNNITLLGILLTGAALIRENEHGTIEHLLVMPVTPLEIMLSKVWSMGLVVLLVSAFSLKGMVQGVLGVSLNGSTLLFACCTMIYLFAATSIGIYMATLARTMPQFGLLAILILLPLEILSGGTTPRESMPETIQWIMSLAPTTHYVSLAQAILFRGAGLSVIWPSFLSMAAIGGLFFWFAHRRLRHMISSLH, from the coding sequence ATGCTCAACGCGTTTTTCGGCAGCCTGTCCAACATCCTTGCCCTGGGGGTCAAGGAATTCCGCAGCCTGTTCCACGACAAAGCCATGCTCTTCCTGATCCTGTTCATGTTCACTGCTGCGGTATACGCCGACGCCAAGGCCAAGCCCGAGTCGCTCAACCGGGCCACCGTGGCCGTGGTGGACGAAGACCGGTCACAGCTCTCCGGCCGGATCATCTCGGCCCTGCATCCCCCCCAGTTCATGCCGCCGGAATACATCACCCTGGCCGAAATGGACAAAGGCATGGACTCCGGGCGTTACACCTTCGTCCTGGACATCCCGCCCGACTTCCAGCGGGACGTCATTGCCGGGCGCGTCCCGGACCTCCAGCTCAATGTAGACGCAACCAGGCTGTCCCAGGCCCAGACCGGCACCAACTACCTTCGAAACATCGTGGACGGGGAAATTCGGGCCCATGCCCAGCGTTACCAGGGTTCGGCCGCCACGCCCGTGGACCTGAACATCCGGGTCTTCTTCAATCCCAACGTCAGCCAGTTCTGGTTCGCGGCCATCAACTCCATCGTCAACAATATCACCCTGCTCGGCATCCTCCTGACCGGAGCGGCGCTCATCCGTGAAAACGAACACGGCACCATCGAGCACCTTCTCGTCATGCCCGTTACCCCCTTGGAGATCATGCTCTCCAAGGTCTGGTCCATGGGACTGGTAGTGCTGCTGGTCTCGGCATTCTCCCTGAAGGGCATGGTCCAGGGCGTACTCGGCGTATCCCTCAACGGCTCAACCCTGCTCTTCGCCTGCTGTACCATGATCTACCTGTTTGCGGCGACCTCCATCGGCATCTACATGGCCACCCTGGCCCGGACCATGCCCCAGTTTGGCCTACTGGCCATCCTTATCCTCCTGCCTCTGGAGATCCTGTCCGGCGGTACCACCCCGCGCGAAAGCATGCCCGAAACCATCCAATGGATCATGTCCCTGGCCCCGACCACCCACTACGTCTCCCTGGCCCAAGCCATCCTCTTTCGCGGCGCAGGCCTCTCGGTCATCTGGCCCTCATTCCTGAGTATGGCCGCCATCGGCGGCTTGTTTTTCTGGTTTGCCCACCGCCGACTGCGCCACATGATCAGTTCCCTGCACTGA
- the rbbA gene encoding ribosome-associated ATPase/putative transporter RbbA — translation MTPDTRRDPVVRLAAVSHRYGKTLAADDVSLELPTGKMVGFIGPDGVGKSTWLGLMAGARKIQSGEVTVLGGDMRSKRHRETLFPRIAYMPQGLGKNLYPTLSVRENIDFFGRLFGQSAPERDRRIRDLLKSTGMSDFADRPAQKLSGGMKQKLSLCCALVHDPDLLILDEPTTGVDPLSRRQFWELIERIRAGRQGMSVLIATAYMEEAERFDWLVAVDDGRMLAEGTPEDLLASTGAESLEGAFMALLPEERRRGHHELRIPPLSKGETVIEAHGLTMRFGNFTAVDNVNLSVDRGEIFGFIGSNGCGKSTTMKMLTGLLEPTRGEALLLGRKLDARNIATRRRVGYMSQAFSLYGELSVRRNLELHARLFHLPPDEAVRHIDKLEKRFDLSRFSNDRPENLPLGIRQRLQLAVAVLHRPDVLILDEPTSGVDPVARDRFWELIIDLSRNDGVTIFISTHFMNEALRCDRISLMHAGRILATDSPLVLQEKRGTKTLEETFIAYLEEAAGETGESWQEEGSFAPDADGKRDVSTSRFSLSRLLSFSIRESMELKRDPIRLGMALFGTLILMLVMGYGINMDVEDLSLAVLDQDQTLASQNYLLEYEGSRYFTPKAPVSGPVEIDRRMVAGEVSVIIQIPPDFGRDMDRGAVPEVGAWIDGAMPSRAEIARGYVQGVHSEYVSKLAALSGKSGGLYDMQTRYRYNPEMKSIIAMVPKVIPLLLVFIPAMLTALGVVREKEMGSILNVYTTPVTKFEFLVGKQLPYIALSLINFAFMFVLAVTLFRVPFTGSLATLTAGAVAYVVATTGLGLLASTMTSSQVAAIAGTAIFTLIPAIQFSGLIDPVSTLEGTGRLIGSLYPTTYFLLISSGTFSKGLGLADLAGLFWPLLAAIPVTTTLSVLFLRKQGK, via the coding sequence GTGACCCCGGACACGAGACGCGACCCGGTGGTCCGGTTAGCGGCCGTCAGCCACCGCTACGGCAAAACCCTGGCTGCCGACGACGTCTCCCTGGAACTACCCACCGGCAAAATGGTCGGCTTCATCGGCCCGGACGGGGTGGGCAAATCCACCTGGTTGGGGCTCATGGCCGGGGCGCGCAAGATTCAGTCAGGTGAGGTTACGGTCCTGGGCGGCGACATGCGGTCCAAGCGCCACCGCGAAACCCTGTTCCCGCGCATCGCCTACATGCCGCAGGGGTTGGGCAAGAACCTCTACCCAACCCTGTCCGTGCGGGAAAACATCGACTTTTTCGGCCGCCTTTTCGGCCAGTCGGCGCCAGAGCGCGACCGCCGCATCAGGGATCTGCTCAAAAGCACCGGCATGAGCGACTTTGCCGACCGGCCCGCCCAAAAGCTCTCCGGTGGCATGAAGCAGAAGCTCAGCCTGTGCTGCGCTCTGGTCCACGACCCCGACCTGCTCATCCTGGACGAGCCCACCACCGGCGTGGACCCGCTCTCGCGGCGGCAGTTCTGGGAACTCATCGAGCGCATCAGGGCCGGACGGCAGGGCATGAGCGTGCTTATCGCAACGGCGTACATGGAAGAGGCCGAACGGTTCGACTGGCTGGTGGCCGTGGACGATGGCAGGATGCTCGCCGAGGGAACGCCGGAGGACCTGCTTGCGAGCACCGGGGCCGAAAGCCTGGAAGGGGCCTTCATGGCCCTGCTGCCCGAGGAACGGCGGCGCGGCCACCACGAACTGCGCATTCCGCCGCTCAGCAAGGGCGAAACGGTCATTGAGGCCCACGGCCTGACCATGCGTTTCGGGAATTTCACCGCTGTGGACAACGTCAACCTTTCGGTGGACAGGGGCGAGATATTCGGCTTCATCGGCTCCAACGGATGCGGCAAATCCACGACCATGAAGATGCTCACCGGCCTGCTTGAACCGACCAGGGGCGAAGCCCTGCTCCTGGGCCGCAAGCTGGACGCCCGCAACATAGCCACGCGGCGGCGGGTGGGCTATATGTCCCAGGCCTTTTCCCTGTACGGCGAGTTGTCGGTGCGCCGCAACCTGGAACTCCACGCCAGGCTCTTCCACCTGCCGCCGGACGAGGCTGTCCGGCACATTGACAAACTGGAGAAGCGCTTCGACCTGTCGCGATTCAGCAACGACCGGCCCGAAAACCTGCCCCTGGGCATCCGGCAGCGGCTGCAACTTGCCGTGGCCGTGCTCCACCGGCCCGATGTGCTCATCCTGGACGAGCCCACCTCGGGCGTGGACCCCGTGGCCCGTGACCGCTTCTGGGAGCTGATCATCGACCTGTCTCGCAACGACGGGGTGACCATCTTCATCTCCACCCATTTCATGAACGAGGCCCTGCGTTGCGATCGAATCTCCCTGATGCACGCAGGCAGGATTCTGGCCACCGACTCCCCGCTCGTCCTGCAGGAGAAGCGAGGGACCAAAACCCTGGAAGAGACCTTCATCGCTTACCTTGAGGAGGCTGCGGGCGAAACCGGAGAATCCTGGCAGGAGGAAGGCTCGTTTGCGCCCGATGCGGACGGCAAGCGGGACGTGTCCACCTCCCGGTTCAGCCTGTCCCGGCTGCTCAGCTTCTCCATCCGCGAATCCATGGAGCTCAAACGCGACCCCATCCGGCTGGGCATGGCCCTGTTCGGCACGCTCATCCTCATGCTGGTCATGGGCTACGGCATCAACATGGACGTAGAGGACCTGTCCCTCGCCGTTCTGGATCAGGACCAAACCCTGGCCAGCCAAAATTACCTTCTGGAGTACGAGGGGTCGCGGTATTTCACACCCAAAGCGCCGGTGTCGGGCCCGGTCGAGATAGACAGGCGCATGGTCGCGGGTGAAGTGTCCGTGATCATCCAGATCCCGCCGGACTTCGGCCGCGACATGGACCGGGGTGCCGTGCCCGAGGTGGGGGCATGGATTGACGGGGCCATGCCCAGCCGGGCCGAGATCGCCCGGGGATATGTCCAGGGCGTGCACAGCGAGTATGTAAGCAAACTGGCCGCCCTGTCGGGAAAATCGGGCGGCTTGTACGACATGCAGACGCGCTACCGCTACAACCCCGAGATGAAAAGCATCATCGCCATGGTCCCCAAGGTCATCCCCCTGCTCCTGGTATTCATCCCGGCCATGCTCACGGCGCTGGGCGTGGTCCGCGAAAAGGAAATGGGCTCCATCCTCAACGTCTACACCACGCCGGTGACCAAGTTCGAGTTCCTGGTGGGCAAACAATTGCCCTACATCGCCCTCTCGCTGATCAACTTTGCCTTCATGTTCGTCCTGGCCGTGACCCTGTTCCGCGTACCCTTCACCGGCAGTCTGGCCACACTGACGGCGGGAGCAGTGGCCTATGTGGTAGCCACCACCGGCCTCGGCCTACTCGCCTCCACCATGACCTCCAGCCAGGTGGCGGCCATCGCGGGCACGGCCATATTCACCCTGATCCCGGCCATCCAGTTCTCCGGGCTCATCGACCCGGTCTCCACCCTGGAAGGGACGGGACGGTTGATCGGTTCCCTGTACCCGACCACATATTTCCTGCTGATCAGCAGCGGAACCTTTTCCAAGGGGCTGGGCCTGGCCGACTTGGCCGGTTTATTCTGGCCGCTGCTGGCCGCCATCCCGGTGACCACTACCCTGAGCGTACTTTTCCTCAGGAAACAGGGGAAGTAA